One Thermoanaerobaculia bacterium genomic window, AGGCGCGGCTGACGTCGCTCGCGGTGACGTGCGGCGAGATCGTCGAGCGCATCGAGAACGGCGCGGGCTTCTCCGGCGGGCGCGCGCGCCGGTTCGGATACGGGAACGCGCGGGCGATCGGCGTCGCGTCGGAACGCCGCGTCACCGCGGACATCGTCTTCCCCGTCTCGCCGGGCGGCGGATTCGACGGCGCGAAGGTCGCCCAGTCGCTCTCGGACCGGAGTCTCCTTCCGCTCAAGGGGCGGGCCTGCCCGTTCCCGCGAGGCGAGCTGCTTCTCGATCCGTCGGTCTCGGCGGCCGTCCTCGCCGCGACGCTCCCGCTCTTCTGCGGCGACACCCACCGGCTGCTCCTCTCGCGGAAGTACCTCGACCGCAACGGGCGGTTCTGCGCGGAGGGCGTCTCGCTCGTCGACGACCCGTCGGGAGAGGGACCGTTCGACGGGGAAGGCGTCCCGGTCCGGAGGAAGGAGGTCGTCGCGGAGGGAGTCTTCCGCACGAGGCTCCACGACCTCGGCTCGTCGGCGCGCTCGGGGGAGAGCCCGACCGGCAACGCGCTCCGGCCGTCGTTCCGGCTCCCTCCGCGCGCCGGGAGCGCGCTCTTCGTGCTCGACGGGCGCCAGGCCGCGAGCGCGGGCGAGCTCCTTTCTTCGGTGACGCGCGGCCTCTACGCGACCGCTCTCGCGGCTGCGCCGCGGGTCGACCTCGAAAACGACGCCTACCGCCTCGAGGTCGAAGGGTGGGCGCTCCAGGCGGGGCGCGTGCGCTCGCCCGTCGCCTCGGTCGTCATCCGCGGGCGTCTGTCGGAATTCTGGAAGGGAGTCGGCGGCGTGGGCACGGACCGGCGCGTCTTTCCGCTGCAGT contains:
- a CDS encoding metallopeptidase TldD-related protein encodes the protein MSLALDAVRGELESRTGDRWEIYAKRAAATELRVAAPVREESERLEDGCAARWEEKGQAHFAAASSPALLVDAIRETARLRPGGSGPLPALPAGSFPQPDDPAPASAPDAFEEVAQLLASESKGQARLTSLAVTCGEIVERIENGAGFSGGRARRFGYGNARAIGVASERRVTADIVFPVSPGGGFDGAKVAQSLSDRSLLPLKGRACPFPRGELLLDPSVSAAVLAATLPLFCGDTHRLLLSRKYLDRNGRFCAEGVSLVDDPSGEGPFDGEGVPVRRKEVVAEGVFRTRLHDLGSSARSGESPTGNALRPSFRLPPRAGSALFVLDGRQAASAGELLSSVTRGLYATALAAAPRVDLENDAYRLEVEGWALQAGRVRSPVASVVIRGRLSEFWKGVGGVGTDRRVFPLQSLVAAPTLFVSKATFS